DNA from Ziziphus jujuba cultivar Dongzao chromosome 2, ASM3175591v1:
AAGATCAAAGAAAAACCCGAAGACAAGGCATAAAGTTCCTGTAGCTCCTCATACTTGGATTCTAGAATCTGTATCTCGTGGAAAGAACTTGAACTGCTGCGTCTGCTTAAAGTCGATGTCCCCTTCTCAAACTCTTGGGCCTATAGTGGCTTCAGATAGTTTTATTCACCATTGTAGCATTTGTGGTGCAGCAGCTCACCTCAATTGCTCTTCTAGTGCACACAAGGATTGTAAGTGTGTATCTATGGTTGAGTGTGAGAATGTGACGCATCAATGGGCTGTCCGATGGACTGAGGTCACTGACCAGCCTGATGAAGCTTCTTTTTGTAGCTACTGTGAAGAGCCATGTAGTGGGTCTTTTCTTGGTGGATCCCCAATATGGTGCTGCTTATGGTGCCAACGATTGGTTCATGTTGATTGTCACAGTAGTATGTCTAATGAAACAGGTGATATTTGTGATTTAGGTCCATTCAGAAGGTTGATTCTGTCACCACTCTATGTTAGGGAATTGAGCAAGAATCCTGCTGGCAGTTTTTTGAGCTCAATTACTCAGGGAGCCAATGAAATAGCATCTTCAGTACGTGCAACTATTAGGAGTCAGAGCAAGAAATACAAGAACCTCAATGAGACCTCTGTTGACACAGAAAATAGCGGTAGCATCATTGATATGTCTACAGAAAGCAGTGCTGATACTCACCAAGCCATTAGTGGTTCTCATGGAACTGAAGAAAACTGTAATGGTAACTCAAATGTAGATGATAAGCCTCAGGACGGTGACATAGATAATAAGTTGGATTCAAAGCCTAGTTTCAAAAGAACCTcctcaataaataaaaaggatgaGTCTCAGGTTTTGCAGATGAAACAGAAGTATGAGTTGAAAGATTTGCCATCAGATGCAAGACCCCTATTAGTTTTTATCAACAAGAAGAGTGGGGCTCAGCGTGGGGATTCTCTAAGGCTGCGACTGAATATTCTTTTAAATCCAGTTCAGGTTTGAGATATATTGctacataattttttatgaGTGTGTGTTTTACATCAAATTTGTTAATTTCACTTTCTTTGTCTTAGTGGGCTTGATTAAGTGAACATATGCATATGCTATTGTGTGGAAAAATGAGTGTACTTTAAATCGTGCAACTCTTTCTAAAGTAAAATATGAAAGACTTGGAGTAACATCATATGGAAATAATAAAGTGTTCTATTTTCATAATTGGATGGAGTCAAATAAGCTCGTTGGATTAGgcttgataatattttatgggatGGCTACCTTTAAATTTATAACTAACTCAAAAGAACTCTCCACTTTGATTGCTGTTGCAAAATGCAACCTAAATACGAACTCCAGTTGTTGCCATTTATCAACTTGGACAAATGGGGCAATTGtcatattttgttttcaagGATTTTGGtcagcttttttcttttaatatttatcatattgaCACATTCTGCGTCTTAATGTTGcatttgcttttgcttctattgTAGGTTTTTGAATTAAGTTCCACACAAGGACCAGAGGTaggtctttatttatttagaaaggTGTCTCATTTCAGAGTTCTTGTTTGTGGGGGAGATGGTACTGTTGGTTGGGTTTTGAATGCCATAGACAAACAAAATTTTGTTTCTCCTCCTCCTGTTGCCATTCTTCCTGCTGGCACTGGAAATGATCTGGCTAGAGTTCTGTCATGGGGAGGTGGTTTGAGTTCGGTGGAGCGGCAAGGAGGTCTTTGCACAGTGTTGCATCATATAGAGCATGCTGCAGTAACCATTCTAGACAGGTGGAAGGTGACACTTGTAAATCAACAAGGAAAACAACTTCAACCTCCAAAATTCATGAACAATTATCTTGGTatgtaaacattttttttttttggggaaatatcCACTTTACTTGTGTAGGTTATTTTAAAGTGCCCTTATTGGACGCTTCATTATACAAATGTAGTGAACTTGCATTGGTTACTTGCGTTGCTGTCTCTCGGTTGTATTGGtatcaattgcatttttgttgcatgtatatatgtatttattgacCTGATATATGGCTTAACTTTCTCAACTTAATATCAAGAGTTCTATCTAATATCCTGCATTGTCTTGGTTCCTATCTGTTTTTCATCAAATAGCAACTAGTTATGCTGTCCATTTGTACCGTTGTAGAACTTTCTTTGTGTACAACTAATacttttcaatatgaaaaaatattaacatatgAATAATACATGTTTCAGCATTGCATAAGTACCCTTATGGTGTTCTAACTTCCAACAACATatgtttcctttctttttgtacaactaatatttttcaatatgaaaaaagatTAACATGTGAATAATACACGGTTCAGCATTGCATAAGAACCCTTATGgtttcaagttaaaaaaaaaaaaaaaaaaaaaaaaatgtgtaccCTTATGGTGTTCTAACTTCCAACAGTGTATGTTTCCTATTAATTACATACTTTGACTTTTGTACCCCATTATTTTCTGACCACAATAAATGTCTGGTCTGTCAATTATTATGCACTATGTTGATGAGCTGACAAGATTCATTGCAGGAATTGGTTGTGATGCAAAGGTTGCTCTGGACATTCATAATCTACGGGAGGAGAATCCAGATAAGTTTTATAACCAGGTATTTAAACCTCATTACATTACagtcaaaatataaattgttaagTATCTAAATCTAAGAAAGGAATAGATTATGCCTATTGGAATCCATGATCACAAACACTTATCAAGAGAAAAGgtagcaaataaaaaataacattgtaTATTTTATCTCCAATCACTTTGAAGCAATTCTTAAATCTGTATTTAGTATTTATCCCTctgggttttttttctttttttttcaatatttttattctagTTGAGTTTTCCTACGTTCTTTGACCTATGTTATTTTGTTGCAACTTAACTGCAGTTTATGAATAAAGTTCTTTATGCAAGAGAAGGTGCTAAGAATATTATGGATAGGACATTTGCAGATTTCCATTGGCAAGTACGAGTTGTAGTGGATGGTGTTGAGATAGATGTCCCTGAGGTTAGTATAAAAAATGATTTCAACAATAAGCATAAAGTAGTATTCTTTGCTGATACACAATCATCTTCGTACTGGTGCTTTGGTGTCTTAATatagatccttttttttttttctttttttttcccaatgcGATTCAACTCTCCGAATGGTGACTATAATATTGATTTTACAATCTTTAACATTATTGTTACTGTCAGGATGCAGAAGGTGTACTTCTTGCAAACATTGGAAGCTACATGGGTGGTGTAGATTTGTGGCAAAATGAGGATGAAAATTATGATAATTTTGATCCACAGTCAATGCATGATAAAATACTAGAAGTTGTCAGCATATCTGGGACATGGCACCTTGGGAAGCTCCAGGTATACTGCATATTTAAGCTATAAAGCTAACTCTCTATTGTTGCTATATGGGTTCACAGTTAgtgttttgcaattttttttttttttttaattgttttttgtttatctttatttcCTTCCCTTCTGGCCCACGCAACCCCCAAAATATTAGAATCTGTTAACTTTTTGCTTAAATGAAGTGATGTTTTtagccaaatatttattttgctgtGTATTAATTTTCTGGTTGTCCTTGTATTTGATACAATGGATTAGCATGTTCCTGTAACAGCTCGATTTCTTGTATTGACTATGTGGAAATGTTTCTGaaatgctgtttttttttttttttttgagggaacAGGTGGGGCTTTCTCGTGCTGGTAGGCTTGCACAGGGTCAGTCAATCAAGATACAGCTCTGTGCTCCATTTCCTGTTCAAATTGATGGAGAGCCTTGGTTTCAGCAGCCATGCACATTGATCATATCTCATCATGGCCaggtcctctctttctctctccattTGCCTTTACATGTAGATGGATTAACACGTACTTGCATGCACACTTCTCCCAATAAATACATCCTTCATGTCAGCGTCGCATCAATCATTTTGTCATTTTGTTTGTTATATTTCCAATATCCTTCATCATTTTCAATGAGTCATtaataaatcaagcttgttCTGCCATTGTTCTGcctgtgtttgtgtgt
Protein-coding regions in this window:
- the LOC107407568 gene encoding diacylglycerol kinase 1, whose translation is MDDEREIAISLPGWNNRNPTDRLFIISCFVAALVGILTIAYTAFQWRRNINLCWMKAIARSKKNPKTRHKVPVAPHTWILESVSRGKNLNCCVCLKSMSPSQTLGPIVASDSFIHHCSICGAAAHLNCSSSAHKDCKCVSMVECENVTHQWAVRWTEVTDQPDEASFCSYCEEPCSGSFLGGSPIWCCLWCQRLVHVDCHSSMSNETGDICDLGPFRRLILSPLYVRELSKNPAGSFLSSITQGANEIASSVRATIRSQSKKYKNLNETSVDTENSGSIIDMSTESSADTHQAISGSHGTEENCNGNSNVDDKPQDGDIDNKLDSKPSFKRTSSINKKDESQVLQMKQKYELKDLPSDARPLLVFINKKSGAQRGDSLRLRLNILLNPVQVFELSSTQGPEVGLYLFRKVSHFRVLVCGGDGTVGWVLNAIDKQNFVSPPPVAILPAGTGNDLARVLSWGGGLSSVERQGGLCTVLHHIEHAAVTILDRWKVTLVNQQGKQLQPPKFMNNYLGIGCDAKVALDIHNLREENPDKFYNQFMNKVLYAREGAKNIMDRTFADFHWQVRVVVDGVEIDVPEDAEGVLLANIGSYMGGVDLWQNEDENYDNFDPQSMHDKILEVVSISGTWHLGKLQVGLSRAGRLAQGQSIKIQLCAPFPVQIDGEPWFQQPCTLIISHHGQAFMLKRAAEEPLGHAAAIITDVLENAETSHVINASQKRALLQEMALRLT